In the genome of Zobellia nedashkovskayae, the window ATCCGTTGCCAAATTTTTGATTGTATTTGCTAACTGCAAGCGGATTGATGACTTCTTTAGAAGGAATGGAAAGCAACTTTCTTTCTGTAAAATTGAATTCATCTAACGGACTTTGGTGCACTACATAGTTGTAGGCTTCATCCTTATGATCATAAACCAGTTCTAACAAATAAAGCTGACCATTTTTCACAAAACCGTCTACCATATGTTTCCCGGCATATTTATAATTATAGTCGGCTACCAAATTAAGTTCGGTATCGTATACCTCAATAAAATGACCTTTTGGCCTTAGTGGCATACCGCCATAGTACGTACGTACCAATACGGTCTGTTCTTTAGCGGAACGGTCTATTGCTAGTACTGTAGAGTATTTATACCTATCGGAATAATTTTCTCCAAGCTTATAGTCTACAGGAATGTCCTGTGCATTTGAAAAAGTTAGGGTAGCCAAAAACAGTAATACTGTTAGGCTTCTTCGGGTTCGCATAAGTAGGTTTTAAGCGGATATGTTACTCGCCAGGAAAATTGGCCTTCCGCTTTTCTAAAAAGGCGGAGGTACCTTCCTTAAAATCTTCGGTACCAAAACAAGCACCAAAAGCCTTTATTTCTTCATCATATCCATTACTGTTCTTAAAACCCGCATTTACCGCTTTTATTGCATAACTGAGTGCAACCGGCGAGTTATTCGATATCTTACTTGCCAACTTCTGACAAAACCCAATGAGTTCTTCTTGCGACACGACGTGGTTTATTAAACCATAATCCAAGGCGCGCTCTACATCAATCATCCCTGCAGTCATAATAAGTTCAAAAGCCCTGCCTTTACCCACTAATTGTGGTAAACGCTGCGTACCTCCGTATCCCGGAATAACACCAAGAGAAACTTCTGGAAGTCCCATTCTAGCAGTATGACTTGCAACTCTAAAATGGCATGCCATAGCTAACTCTAATCCGCCACCCAAAGCAAAACCATTGACTGCAGCAATAACAGGCTTAGAAAGATTTTCTACGAAATCAAAAAGAACTTTGTGCCCTTTTGCAGATAATTTACCGCCTTCTTTTACTGAAAAGTCAGAGAATTCAGAAATATCCGCACCGGCTACAAAAGCCTTCTCGCCGCTACCAGTTAAGATAATTACCTTTATGGATTTATCAGCCTCCAGCGCTTTAAACGCATCGTGGAGTTCAAGAATAGTCTCACGATTTAAAGCATTCAGTTTTGTAGGACGGTTAATGGTTACGATGGCAGTAGATTGCTTATCATCTACCAGAACATTATTGAATTTCATATCGCGTTATTTTTTAGTAGTATGTTTTGTACTTTATTTAAATCTATTTCACAATTGGAAATTTGACGGAAAACACCGTTCCTTTTCCTGGTTGTGATGTAAAAGTGATGTGTCCTTTATAAGTCTCTACAATGTTTTTAACCATCCCCAGACCCAAGCCCATTCCGCTTGATTTTGTGGTAAACTTTGGTTCAAATATTTTTTCTTTGAACTCTTCTTCTATGCCAATTCCGTTATCAGCTACACAAAGTTTAGCAAAATCCCCGTCGGACGAAACTGACACTACAATTCGAGGCTCGTCAACTTCCGGAATGGCCTGTATGGCATTCTTGACCAAGTTGGTAACTACACGTATCAATTGGGTACGGTCTAATTTCGTTATAATTTCTTTTTCCTCCGAAATAAAATGAATGTAATCTTCATTAAAAATATCCAAAGCCAAACGTACAATCTCAACTATGTTTACCGTTTCATTCTGTTGAGCTGGCATTTCGGCAAAGTTGGAAAAAGCAGAGGCAATACTACTCATGGTATCTATTTGCTGAATGAGCGTTTTTGAGAACTCGGCAATTTTAGTATCTATATTGGGATCCTGTGGGTCAAATTTTCGTTCGAAACTCTGAACGGTAAGGCGCATTGGAGTAAGCGGGTTTTTAATTTCGTGAGCCACCTGTTTTGCCATCTCTCTCCAGGCCTGTTCTCTTTCACTACGGGCCAATTTTACGGCACTATGCTCCAACTCATCTATCATGGCATTATAAGAGGTTACCAATTTTTCTATTTCCTCGCTAGGATTGTCAATCAATATTTTATGGTTGCTTTTCCCTAAATCAGTCCTGTCCAACATATCAGAAATGGTCTGAAGAGACCGAGTAATGTATGTAGATATGAAATAGGCTAAACCTATAGCAATTAACAACATAAGAAAATAAACCCCTCCTAAACGCAAAAGAAATTCCCTGAGCTCCATGTTGTTGAACGAATCGTCTTCGTAGTAGGGCAGGTTCAAAATACCAATTGGTTTAAATCTCTTATCAGTGATATACGTGTAGGACGCTTTATAGTTATCACCAGCCAATGCTTTCTCGTCTACAAACCTTTTATTTGGACTAGACCCTAACTTGAATAATATGTAAGGGCTCAGACAATTTGATATAGAATCTACCTCGAACTTAGCTCTGGAAGTTTTAATCAACTGCCCCTCTAAATCGTATATATTCAACCGTTGATTTTGCACATTGGCAATCTCATAAATCTCTTCATTAAAAATTAGACCTAGATTTTCGGTAGTAACGGGGTATGTGGTTTTCTTAAGAACATACTCCAAACTCTGCCTTACCTGTTCTTCTTTACGCTCTAAACGGTTTGAATGGTAGTCTTCTGATTGTTCTTTATACTGGTAAACAGTTACGCCTGCAATCAAAATAGAAGCCACGACCACAAGAAGGATCATAGATAGGAAGATGCGTGATCTTAGCGAAAATTTTGTAAGCAAAAGACTGGAGTTTACTCAAAGGTAGCAAATATCACACCATTCTACGCATGCTTATTAACTGCTTAAAATGGTTTCGATTTAATGTGTTGAGAATGTCTTGCCTAACATATAACTATTCTACGCCTCAGGGTTTTTAGACCTGATTCTATTGTACAATTTAATACCTAACATCAATAGAATACCAAGTACAATAATACCTATAACACCAAAAATCCAATTAAAAGCACTTTTGAGAATAACTAAAAATACGACAGCAAACAAAATAAGAGTAGCTCCCTCATTGTAAATACGCATGAACTTAGAGCTATATTTTATCTCATCTCTTTGCAATTGCTTAAAGATTTGATGCGATTTTAAATGGTAAACAATCAATAATACAACAAATGCGAGTTTTACATGCATCCATGGTTGTTCTAACCAAACTGGTATTAAAATTAATAACCAAATACCAAAAACAGTTGCTAGTACGGCCGAAGGCCATGTTATAATAAACCAAAGTCTTTTAGTCATTAGCTTTAGCTGTTTGGTAAGAATTTCTTTTTCAGGAGAAGATTTAGCCGAAGCTTCAATATGATAAATGAACAACCTAGGAATATAGAACAACCCGGCGAACCATGTAATCACAAAAATAAGATGCAATGCTTTAATGTATTGGTACACTGGTTCTAGCTTTAAGTATTATCGCCTCAAAGTTAGGAAAAACAAGAATTTCCTCCCTAAAAAGACGGTAAGGTTTCTATCTTAAAATATCATATATCTTTAAGTGCACTGGATCTATAGGTTGTATGATATCTTCTTTTTGTGGAAATTCTTGAAAAATATACTTCAGATTACCAGTTTCGTCCAAGACCAGAAATTTTGGCGATTCAGGTATTGAAATATTATCAATATACCATGAAATGCACTCGTTCAAAACAGGGAAATCCGCTCTTTTAGCTATACCCGCCATATTTCCATTTTTTGCTATAAGTGCCACAGCGTTGTACTCCCCTGTATTAACCAAAGCATTCAATGATTTTATATGTGCTTTTCTTACCTGCGCGGCATCTTTATAGAGACCCACTACTGTATATTTTCCTGAGAATTTTTGTTTTGAAATAGAACTTCCGGTTATGTCACTAAACTCAAAATCCGGTAAAGGCTTTCCTAAAAAATCAAATACCCTATAAACTTCTTCTTCCTCGTCCTCCTGCAAAACAACAATAGAAATATTCTCAATAATACTATCTTTTGAAGTTACACGCTCAAAAGTTTTATACGTAACTATTTGCGGATCGTACTCTTGTGCAATAAGCGCCAATCCTTCTTTAAAAGTAGCCTCATCGACCACGTCATTTGCTATTTTAAAAAATTTTTGGGCTACTATTTGTTGAGTGCAGAATAGAATGGCGAATACTAAAAAAGTGGGGATGTTTTTCATGGTTGGTATGGCATGCGAATAGACTTATTTTTGCTATTCATTTCCTTAAATGTAATAAAAATGAACGTATTACAAAAGTAGCCTTAATTAGCCCAATAAATTGCAGTAATGCGTATTTTAGAGCTACCCATATAAAACAGATATTTTGAAAATTACAAAAAACACATTGACTCCAGAAGATTTGGTTACGCTACGTTCAGCTAAGCTAAAAATGGAGCAAATAGGCTGGGCCATGCAAGGACTGAATAAAATGGGTAACCTTATAGACAGTCGTATTCAATTGTTGCCCCAAAAGCAACGCAACTGGTTACAGCAAATTACGTATAAAGTGTTGCATACCGTAGTAAAGACAAATTTAATTTCGATGAATAAAAAAGTCAAAACTACGCCCATGAACAATTTATACAAGGCGCTGGTAACTTCCTCTGGCGCCATTGGTGGAGCATTGGGGGCAAGTGCTTTTGCAGTAGACCTTACATTAGCCACTAAACTCATGATGCGCTCCATTATGGATATCGCCCGCAGCGAGGGAGAGGATTTAAATTCCCTTGATTCACAGTTAGCCTGTTTACAAGTTTTTGCTTTAGGTGGAAAGAGCAAACATGATGACAATTTGGATACCGGCTATTATGCTACAAAATTAGCCATAAGTTCTGCGGTTAAAGGCGCTAGTGGAATTGCAGGGAAAACTGTAACCACTTTACTGAACACCACGGGCAACCCCCTACTACAATTAATAGCTCAAGTAGCATCTAGATTTAGCGTACAGGTTTCAGAGAAATTTGTAGCCCAAGCCATACCTATTGTAGGCGCTGCAGGAGGTGCTACCATTAATCTTGCCTTCATTGATCACTTTCAAAATATGGCGCATGCTCATTTTAGCATTAGAAGGCTGGAACGCAAATATGGCGAAGAGCTAATTAGATTACAATATGAAGAACTGTCCGTTGCAAAAATCTAATGTCTCATAAACTTCTTATGTAATTTCATTACATTTAGACTCAACTCAATTTCAACACTATGAAAATTAAAGTCCCCTTCGCCCGTAAAGCAAACGTGAAAATAACTGCGACCTTGCTATTTTTATACGCAACACTCACAATTCAAGCCCAAGATTTTTTATATGGCGATGCACTCCCCGACGCACCTAAATTAGCAGAAAGAGGAGACTACACCGTTGGAGTGCGCACACTTAACTTGGTCCATAAAGACCAAGTAGATATATTAAACTCAAAGGAGGGCAAAGACCCTATGTATGACCGACCACTTACCATAGAAGTTTGGTATCCTTCTGAAGCTCCGGCAAACAAAACAGCTACAGTTTCTTATGAAGAGGTAATGGGTACCAGAGGTGATTCATTACGCCCATTGGTTCCTTTTTCTTTTAAAGGTAGAGCTTATCGGGATGCATCAGTAAAAGCAAATGAGGGTGGATATCCTTTAATAGTAGTATCTCACGGATATGTAGGTTCTAGGTATCTTATGACCTACTTAACCGAAAATTTAGCCTCAAAAGGGTATGTGGTGGTTTCAATAGACCATACGGATTCAACTTTTAAGGATGCCAATGCTTTTCAGAGTACATTGCTCAACCGTGCAAAAGACATCAAATTTGTAATTCATACTATTGCCGAAAAAGGAGGCTCTTCATCAGAAGACCAGCTTTCAGGGATGGTAGATTCTGAAAATATTGGTATCGTTGGATATTCTATGGGAGGTTATGGTGTACTTAATGTTGGTGGCGCCGGTTATAGTGATGGTATGACTGCTTTCTTTGGACAAATGACAGGTGGAAGCTCTGCAATTTCTACCTTAGCGGCTAGTAATACCGAATATCAAAAACAAGTAGACCCAAGAATCAAAGCGGTTGTTGCCTTTGCCCCATGGGGAATGGAACGCGGTGTATGGGATGCTAATGGACTGGCAGGATTAAAAAAACCAACATTATTCGTGGCTGGTGATCAAGATGATATTTCGGGTTACGAAAAAGGTATTAAAGCAATTTTTGAAGGTGCTGTTAACGCAGACCGATATATGCTTACCTATAAAAATGCGAGACATAACGTAGCTCCAAACCCTCCGCCAGCAGAGGCTTTACAGCCAGGTTTACACATTGATGAATACTACAGATATGCAGAACCTTCTTGGGA includes:
- a CDS encoding enoyl-CoA hydratase/isomerase family protein, whose translation is MKFNNVLVDDKQSTAIVTINRPTKLNALNRETILELHDAFKALEADKSIKVIILTGSGEKAFVAGADISEFSDFSVKEGGKLSAKGHKVLFDFVENLSKPVIAAVNGFALGGGLELAMACHFRVASHTARMGLPEVSLGVIPGYGGTQRLPQLVGKGRAFELIMTAGMIDVERALDYGLINHVVSQEELIGFCQKLASKISNNSPVALSYAIKAVNAGFKNSNGYDEEIKAFGACFGTEDFKEGTSAFLEKRKANFPGE
- a CDS encoding sensor histidine kinase, with translation MILLVVVASILIAGVTVYQYKEQSEDYHSNRLERKEEQVRQSLEYVLKKTTYPVTTENLGLIFNEEIYEIANVQNQRLNIYDLEGQLIKTSRAKFEVDSISNCLSPYILFKLGSSPNKRFVDEKALAGDNYKASYTYITDKRFKPIGILNLPYYEDDSFNNMELREFLLRLGGVYFLMLLIAIGLAYFISTYITRSLQTISDMLDRTDLGKSNHKILIDNPSEEIEKLVTSYNAMIDELEHSAVKLARSEREQAWREMAKQVAHEIKNPLTPMRLTVQSFERKFDPQDPNIDTKIAEFSKTLIQQIDTMSSIASAFSNFAEMPAQQNETVNIVEIVRLALDIFNEDYIHFISEEKEIITKLDRTQLIRVVTNLVKNAIQAIPEVDEPRIVVSVSSDGDFAKLCVADNGIGIEEEFKEKIFEPKFTTKSSGMGLGLGMVKNIVETYKGHITFTSQPGKGTVFSVKFPIVK
- a CDS encoding CopD family protein, whose amino-acid sequence is MYQYIKALHLIFVITWFAGLFYIPRLFIYHIEASAKSSPEKEILTKQLKLMTKRLWFIITWPSAVLATVFGIWLLILIPVWLEQPWMHVKLAFVVLLIVYHLKSHQIFKQLQRDEIKYSSKFMRIYNEGATLILFAVVFLVILKSAFNWIFGVIGIIVLGILLMLGIKLYNRIRSKNPEA
- a CDS encoding TlpA family protein disulfide reductase, whose translation is MKNIPTFLVFAILFCTQQIVAQKFFKIANDVVDEATFKEGLALIAQEYDPQIVTYKTFERVTSKDSIIENISIVVLQEDEEEEVYRVFDFLGKPLPDFEFSDITGSSISKQKFSGKYTVVGLYKDAAQVRKAHIKSLNALVNTGEYNAVALIAKNGNMAGIAKRADFPVLNECISWYIDNISIPESPKFLVLDETGNLKYIFQEFPQKEDIIQPIDPVHLKIYDILR
- a CDS encoding EcsC family protein; this encodes MKITKNTLTPEDLVTLRSAKLKMEQIGWAMQGLNKMGNLIDSRIQLLPQKQRNWLQQITYKVLHTVVKTNLISMNKKVKTTPMNNLYKALVTSSGAIGGALGASAFAVDLTLATKLMMRSIMDIARSEGEDLNSLDSQLACLQVFALGGKSKHDDNLDTGYYATKLAISSAVKGASGIAGKTVTTLLNTTGNPLLQLIAQVASRFSVQVSEKFVAQAIPIVGAAGGATINLAFIDHFQNMAHAHFSIRRLERKYGEELIRLQYEELSVAKI
- a CDS encoding alpha/beta hydrolase family protein; the encoded protein is MKIKVPFARKANVKITATLLFLYATLTIQAQDFLYGDALPDAPKLAERGDYTVGVRTLNLVHKDQVDILNSKEGKDPMYDRPLTIEVWYPSEAPANKTATVSYEEVMGTRGDSLRPLVPFSFKGRAYRDASVKANEGGYPLIVVSHGYVGSRYLMTYLTENLASKGYVVVSIDHTDSTFKDANAFQSTLLNRAKDIKFVIHTIAEKGGSSSEDQLSGMVDSENIGIVGYSMGGYGVLNVGGAGYSDGMTAFFGQMTGGSSAISTLAASNTEYQKQVDPRIKAVVAFAPWGMERGVWDANGLAGLKKPTLFVAGDQDDISGYEKGIKAIFEGAVNADRYMLTYKNARHNVAPNPPPAEALQPGLHIDEYYRYAEPSWDQRKINNINQHFLTAFLGTHLKDADYAEYLDVPVESNEKDWNGFKPRSSTGMQLMHAKAAEANMKQ